GGATCCCCTGGGATTTGGGCTTCCAACACCAGCCTGGGCCTCTCCAGGGATTGCTGGGCATTCAtggccagaggagcagcccctgcaccagtgcctggagctgcccacCCGTGCCTTGTGCCCTCACCAGTGGCTTGCCAGGAAATCCAGAACTCCCTGAGCACCTCCTGATCCTGTTGCTGCATCCCGTGGCTGgttcctcctccccagccatCCCTGCTTTCCCCACATCCCATTCCTTCTCCTTCACCATCTGTTTTTCCACATCCAATTCCTCCTCCCTCACCATCTCTGCTTCCCCCACACTCAATTCCTCCTCCCTCACCATCTCTGCTTTCCTCGTGGCCAATTCCTCCTCCCTCACCATCTCTGCTTTCCTCGTGGCCAATTCCTCCTCCCTCACCATCTCTGCTTTCCTCGTGGCCAATTCCTCCTCCCTCACCATCTCTGCTTTCCTCGTGGCCaattctccctccctccccatctCTCCATGCCCAtacccattccctgctccctcaccagctctgtttttccctccaggagctctgggctctcccAGGAGCCGATCCCGAGGGTTTCCCCATGGAATAGGCGCTTTTCCAGGTGCCTGGGCACACGAGAAGCTGAAGTTGGTCCCCCCGGGGCACCCAAACCCGCCGTGCCCTGGAGCCCCCGGCCTCTGCCATGAATGATGCATCCACCATGGATTATGAACTGCTCTCCCCGTCCCTGGTGGAGCACCCCGCCGGCGCCGCGGGCATGGATGCCGAGCAGAAAACTGTCTTTGCCTTCGTCATCTTCCTCCTGGTGTTCCTGGTGATGCTGATGGTGCGCTGCTTCCGCATCCTGCTGGACCCCTACAGCCGCATGCCCGCCTCCTCCTGGACGGACCACAAGGAGGGCTTGGAGCGGGGCCAGTTCGACTACGCCCTGGTGTGAGGGGAGCCCGGGCCGAgctccagccccgctgcccctccatccgtccatccatccatccatccatccatccatccatccatccatccatccttccttccctccttccctccctccctctgcaggGATGCTCCGGGCCGGGGGGGCGAGCAGGGGGGGTCCGGCCCCAGGGAGGTTTTCTAGGCGTTTCTCTCTTTTCTAAGCACTTTTCATTTCTCTCGGCAGCCCGTGGGACGCTGGGGGTGGGATAGGGGGGCTGGACGGGGACCCcggtgccccccgtgcccccggGCACCGCGGACGGGGCATGGCGGGACCTGCCCTCGGCCCGCGGggcccctgggctgggctgggctctgcccggTGCCAGGCCCGAGCTTTGA
The DNA window shown above is from Ammospiza caudacuta isolate bAmmCau1 chromosome 28, bAmmCau1.pri, whole genome shotgun sequence and carries:
- the CTXN1 gene encoding cortexin-1, with translation MNDASTMDYELLSPSLVEHPAGAAGMDAEQKTVFAFVIFLLVFLVMLMVRCFRILLDPYSRMPASSWTDHKEGLERGQFDYALV